DNA sequence from the bacterium genome:
CCGGATTGGAAATTTAACTCATCAGAAAGAAAGAAAATGAACTATGGTGAGTACGTCCCAAACTTTTTTAGCACTAAAAAACCACTGAGTAAAGTTACATTTGCATCTCATACAGGAAACAAAATTAACTATGTGGCATAAGCTAAAAAAACTAAAAACTGAATATCACTTCAAAAAAGGACAGAGCATAAAAAATTCTGTCCTTTTTAATTGTTAAAAATTAGCCATTTATTCTTGGTCGTAATAAAATATGATGTATAGAATAAAATAAGGTAACGGAGCAGAAAATTGATTACCAAAAACGAAATAGAACATGTGGCAAAACTCGCAAGACTTGAGTTGTCAGAAGAAGAAAAAGATAAATTCACAGAACAGTTTTCTAATATTCTCGATTATTTTAATCAGTTAAGCGAAGTTAACACAGATAATATTGAACCAATGGCACATGCGATACCTATGGTAAACGTAATGAGAGAAGATAAAGTAAATTTGCCGTATACAAGAGATGAAATACTTGCAAATGCACCTCTGGAAGAAGACGGCTTTTTCAAAGTTCCCAGAATTACCGAGTAATTGAATTATAATTAAGGACGGATAAATAAAATGGAAAAGAAAACTAAATTTATATTTGTAACAGGAGGAGTTGTCAGTTCTTTAGGTAAGGGCATTGTTGGCGCATCACTCGGAAAGCTTTTAAAAACCAGAGGATATTCTGTTACTATCCTTAAATTTGATCCTTATATAAATGTAGACCCCGGAACAATGAGTCCTTTCCAACATGGAGAAGTCTTTGTTACAGACGACGGTGCTGAAACTGATCTTGATTTAGGCCATTACGAAAGATTTATTGATGAAAATTTTGGCAAAATTAACAATGTAACCGCAGGAAGCGTCTACTTAAATGTCATAACAAAAGAAAGACGCGGAGACTATCTGGGCGGAACTGTCCAAATAATTCCTCATATTACAGACGAAATTAAAACACGTCTTAGAGAAGCAGCAAATAAAAATCCTGATTTTTTAATTGCGGAAATTGGCGGAACTGTCGGAGATATAGAAGGTTTACCGTTCTTAGAAGCAATAAGGCAGTTTAAAGTTGAAGCAGGATTTGCGAATACAGTATCTATTCACGTTACTCTTATTCCTTATCTTAATGCTTCAGGCGAATTAAAAACAAAACCTTCACAGCACAGTGTAAATACACTTAGAAGCATAGGTATCCAACCTGATATTCTGGTTTGCAGGTCATCAAAATCAATTCCTCAATCAGAAAGAGCAAAGCTGGCTTTATTTACAAATGTACCTCCGGAAGCTGTAATAGAATGCAAAGATTTAAAAACAATTTATGAAGTTCCAATAGCTCTCGAAGCTCAAAATCTTCCGAAAGAAGTCCTCAAAAGGTTGAATATTGAAGACAATACAGTTCCTAATCTTGATTCATGGAAAGGAATTGTAAACGGTATTAAAAATCCGAATAAAACTGTAAAAATTGCACTCGCAGGAAAATATACAAAACTTTCTGATGCATATATTTCTGTTGTTGAATCTTTAAAGCATGCCGGTGCTGCTTTTGGAGCAAGTATTGAGCTGAAATGGATTTCTTCAGAAGATATATGTGTGGATTTGAAAAAAGCAAAAGAAGCGATGGCTGATGTTGACGGACTTGTAATTCCGGGAGGTTTCGGGATTAGGGGTGTTGAAGGTAAAATTAATGTAATAAACATCGCAAGAACCACAAATACACCTTTCTTGGGACTTTGCTTGGGTATGCAATGCGCTGTTATTGAATACGCAAGAAATATGGCAGGGTTAAAAGATGCTAACAGCACAGAATTTAATCAGGAAACACCTTATCCTGTTATTGATTTGATGAGAGAACAGGAAGAAGTTGTTGATTACGGCGGTACTATGAGGCTTGGCGCATATAATTGTCATCTACAGAACGGAACGCTTGCCGAAAAAATATACAATAAAGACATAATTTCTGAAAGACACCGTCACAGGTATGAAGTGAATAATGCATACAGAGATAAACTTTCTGAGTCAGGACTTGTTTTTTCAGGGCTTTCACCTGATAAA
Encoded proteins:
- the gatC gene encoding Asp-tRNA(Asn)/Glu-tRNA(Gln) amidotransferase subunit GatC, with translation MITKNEIEHVAKLARLELSEEEKDKFTEQFSNILDYFNQLSEVNTDNIEPMAHAIPMVNVMREDKVNLPYTRDEILANAPLEEDGFFKVPRITE
- a CDS encoding CTP synthase, yielding MEKKTKFIFVTGGVVSSLGKGIVGASLGKLLKTRGYSVTILKFDPYINVDPGTMSPFQHGEVFVTDDGAETDLDLGHYERFIDENFGKINNVTAGSVYLNVITKERRGDYLGGTVQIIPHITDEIKTRLREAANKNPDFLIAEIGGTVGDIEGLPFLEAIRQFKVEAGFANTVSIHVTLIPYLNASGELKTKPSQHSVNTLRSIGIQPDILVCRSSKSIPQSERAKLALFTNVPPEAVIECKDLKTIYEVPIALEAQNLPKEVLKRLNIEDNTVPNLDSWKGIVNGIKNPNKTVKIALAGKYTKLSDAYISVVESLKHAGAAFGASIELKWISSEDICVDLKKAKEAMADVDGLVIPGGFGIRGVEGKINVINIARTTNTPFLGLCLGMQCAVIEYARNMAGLKDANSTEFNQETPYPVIDLMREQEEVVDYGGTMRLGAYNCHLQNGTLAEKIYNKDIISERHRHRYEVNNAYRDKLSESGLVFSGLSPDKKLVEMIELKDHRYFIASQFHPEFKSRPERPHPLFYGLVKAALEKKAEENSSKTPQQLLR